A single region of the Changchengzhania lutea genome encodes:
- a CDS encoding Hsp20/alpha crystallin family protein encodes MTTLMKRRKKNRLMPLDNTLATPFLRPWGSRLFNSDFGNFNNLSRFEDFFKDDFFEDDSLMPAMNIKEHDDNFEIELAAPGFNKKDFEVSIEEDVLHVCGEKEIDSEEKDDDYSRKEFSYKSFKRSMMLPPSTDLDQDVKASYKNGILKVKLLKHEDIIEKQAPKKVIEVI; translated from the coding sequence ATGACAACATTAATGAAACGCAGAAAAAAGAACCGGCTAATGCCCCTTGACAATACATTAGCGACTCCTTTTTTAAGACCTTGGGGAAGTAGATTATTCAACTCTGATTTTGGTAATTTTAATAATTTATCGAGATTTGAAGATTTTTTTAAAGATGATTTTTTTGAAGATGACAGCCTAATGCCAGCAATGAACATTAAAGAGCATGATGACAATTTTGAAATTGAATTGGCTGCTCCTGGATTTAACAAGAAAGATTTTGAAGTTTCTATTGAAGAGGATGTTCTTCATGTATGTGGGGAAAAAGAGATAGATTCAGAAGAAAAAGATGATGACTATTCCAGAAAAGAGTTTAGTTACAAATCTTTTAAAAGATCTATGATGCTTCCACCTTCTACAGATTTAGATCAAGATGTCAAGGCATCTTATAAAAATGGTATCTTAAAAGTAAAGCTACTAAAGCATGAGGATATTATTGAAAAACAAGCTCCTAAAAAAGTTATAGAGGTGATCTAA
- a CDS encoding phosphoribosyltransferase, which yields MKFKDRNEAAEILAKKLQKYKNSNAIIMAIPRGGVPLGFIIANALKLPLEVILSKKIGHPYHKEFAIGAATLKSRILSDAARNVAPQYIEDETNRIKELLKKRYKMYYGNKKPMEIKDKTVIIVDDGIATGNTILSTIKMLHDEKPSKIVVAIPVAPPDTLRKLHKSPFIDEVIYILSPENFRAVGQFYDDFDQVEDKTVNYLLNKAHAK from the coding sequence ATGAAGTTCAAAGATAGAAATGAAGCTGCTGAAATACTGGCAAAAAAATTACAAAAATATAAGAATTCCAATGCCATTATTATGGCGATACCAAGAGGCGGTGTTCCTTTGGGATTTATTATAGCCAATGCACTAAAATTACCATTAGAGGTGATACTTTCTAAAAAAATCGGACATCCTTATCATAAGGAATTTGCCATTGGTGCAGCCACGTTAAAAAGTAGAATTTTAAGTGACGCAGCAAGAAATGTAGCACCTCAATATATTGAAGATGAAACAAACAGGATCAAAGAGCTTCTTAAAAAGCGTTATAAAATGTATTATGGAAATAAAAAGCCTATGGAGATCAAGGATAAAACAGTGATTATTGTGGATGATGGTATTGCCACAGGTAACACTATTTTGTCTACAATAAAAATGCTTCATGATGAAAAGCCAAGTAAAATAGTTGTGGCAATACCCGTTGCACCACCTGATACCTTGCGCAAACTTCATAAGTCACCTTTCATTGATGAGGTTATTTACATTTTATCACCAGAAAATTTTCGGGCAGTTGGACAGTTTTATGACGATTTTGATCAAGTAGAAGATAAAACGGTGAATTATCTTTTAAATAAAGCCCATGCGAAATGA
- a CDS encoding universal stress protein, translated as MRKILIPTDFSENAMNALMYALELFKYEKSVFYIMHAYQDDIYTDDQLLNNLGLEKVTTQVSKTSEEQLGSILKKIKQISPNPRHIYRIISSNNLLMDEADKIVDDKNIDIIVMGTRGKTNDKKITLGSHTLQVLKYVQCPVLAIPEQYQYTQPKHILFPTDFLIPYKRRELKLLCEMACPYRAVIDILYISLSEKLSLRQLDNKNFIKEELCKTPTHFKTVKSKHIINSIYKYIKQNKIDMLVMVNTRHSFLENILFQSSTIDELSLNLGIPFLALQNMRRP; from the coding sequence ATGAGAAAAATATTAATTCCCACCGATTTTTCTGAGAACGCTATGAATGCGCTCATGTACGCTTTAGAACTTTTTAAATATGAAAAAAGCGTGTTTTACATTATGCACGCCTACCAAGATGACATTTATACAGATGATCAATTATTAAATAATCTAGGCTTAGAAAAAGTGACTACACAGGTTAGCAAGACCTCTGAAGAACAATTGGGAAGTATTTTAAAGAAAATTAAACAAATATCTCCAAATCCAAGACATATTTACAGGATTATATCATCTAATAATTTGTTAATGGATGAAGCAGATAAAATTGTTGATGATAAAAACATAGACATCATTGTCATGGGAACCCGAGGTAAAACAAATGATAAAAAAATAACGCTCGGGAGTCATACCTTGCAAGTTTTAAAATATGTACAATGTCCTGTACTGGCCATACCAGAGCAATATCAATACACGCAACCTAAGCATATACTTTTCCCTACCGATTTCTTGATCCCATATAAACGAAGAGAATTAAAATTGCTTTGCGAAATGGCCTGCCCCTATAGAGCAGTTATAGACATACTTTACATATCATTAAGTGAAAAGTTATCCTTGCGGCAACTCGATAATAAAAATTTCATAAAGGAGGAGTTATGCAAAACCCCAACCCATTTTAAAACCGTAAAAAGCAAACACATTATTAATTCTATATATAAATATATCAAACAGAATAAAATAGATATGCTAGTTATGGTCAATACAAGACATTCATTTTTAGAGAATATTTTGTTTCAATCGAGCACTATAGATGAATTGAGTTTAAATCTGGGTATTCCATTTCTAGCATTGCAAAATATGAGACGACCTTAA
- a CDS encoding dienelactone hydrolase family protein: MKTIYNTYKDINIPISEINLMGRIRHVKNQKGLIIFSHGSGSSRLSSRNNYVADLLQQNGFSSLLFDLLTEAEDTIYENRFDINLFAQRLIHATTFMAEQDRFTDAAIGYFGASTGAASALYAASELGNKIKAIVSRGGRPDLALPILHKIKCATLLIVGGDDDMVIELNQKAYSKLAGIKKIEIVEGATHLFSEPGKLEEVARLTNKWFDKYLK; the protein is encoded by the coding sequence ATGAAAACGATATATAACACCTACAAAGACATTAATATTCCCATTTCAGAAATAAACTTAATGGGACGAATTAGACATGTTAAGAATCAAAAAGGATTAATTATATTTTCACACGGAAGCGGTAGCAGTAGGTTGAGTAGTAGGAATAACTATGTCGCTGATCTACTTCAGCAAAATGGCTTTTCCTCATTGCTCTTTGATTTATTGACTGAAGCAGAAGATACCATCTATGAAAACAGATTTGATATCAATTTATTTGCACAACGACTAATACATGCAACCACATTTATGGCTGAGCAAGATAGGTTTACAGATGCGGCTATTGGTTATTTTGGGGCAAGTACAGGCGCTGCCTCTGCTTTATATGCCGCATCAGAACTGGGAAATAAAATAAAAGCCATAGTTTCCAGAGGTGGACGACCCGACTTGGCATTACCCATTTTACATAAAATTAAATGTGCAACACTTTTAATAGTAGGAGGTGATGATGATATGGTTATTGAATTGAACCAAAAGGCCTATTCTAAGCTGGCTGGAATTAAGAAAATAGAGATTGTTGAAGGTGCTACACATTTATTTTCTGAACCAGGTAAATTAGAAGAGGTGGCACGGTTAACTAACAAATGGTTTGATAAATACTTAAAGTAA
- a CDS encoding erythromycin esterase family protein yields the protein MYTRGEINIGHLCKEHFGSKSYHIGFGTHIGTVAAAKNWGGTMEVMAVNNSVEGSYKNLCHKTNITNFTLHLRENDSNKKLMGFLSIPKLERAIGVIYQLKTELMSHYFQCLLASQFDEYIWFNESKAITPISAKKQATKLLKIHPFGFIDT from the coding sequence ATGTATACCAGAGGTGAAATTAATATAGGGCATTTATGCAAGGAACATTTTGGTTCCAAATCTTATCACATAGGATTTGGAACGCATATAGGAACGGTTGCTGCTGCTAAAAACTGGGGTGGTACAATGGAAGTGATGGCTGTTAACAATTCAGTGGAAGGAAGTTATAAAAATCTCTGCCATAAAACCAACATTACAAATTTCACGCTGCATTTACGCGAAAATGATTCTAATAAAAAACTAATGGGATTTTTGAGTATTCCAAAACTTGAACGTGCCATAGGGGTGATTTACCAACTAAAAACAGAACTTATGAGTCACTATTTTCAGTGCCTTCTTGCGTCACAATTTGATGAATATATTTGGTTTAATGAATCAAAAGCAATAACCCCTATTTCAGCGAAAAAACAAGCGACCAAACTCCTTAAAATTCATCCTTTTGGCTTTATTGACACATAA
- a CDS encoding ISAs1 family transposase, protein MNKFKSIFSKINDPRSDINKLHNLEDILLIGIISVICAADSWKDMETYAKAKVDFLRSFLDLPNGTPSDDTFNRVFSSIDSEQFETCFIDWVSNLIDITAGEVIPIDGKTLRGAKSNGKKSPFHMVSAWASKNNMVLGQVKVSEKSNEITAIPKLLELITVKGCVVTIDAMGCQKAIAETIIKQEADYILAVKENQKQLHQDILDEFRFGKTIDSHTDEDLGHGRIETRKCSVINDFKFIEDQDKWTGLESIVKVESIREFKNSDKPTETATRYYISSVKTDAKALQKMIRLHWGIENKLHWVLDVAFSEDASRKRAGNAAQNFSILSKIALNLLRKDKQTKQGLKGKRLKAAYDNNYLIKILGIKV, encoded by the coding sequence ATGAACAAATTCAAGTCTATATTCAGTAAGATAAACGATCCTAGAAGCGATATAAACAAGCTTCATAACTTAGAAGACATCCTTCTTATTGGTATAATTAGTGTGATTTGTGCGGCAGATTCATGGAAAGATATGGAAACTTATGCCAAAGCAAAAGTAGATTTTTTGCGTTCATTTCTTGATTTGCCAAATGGTACGCCCTCTGATGACACCTTTAACCGAGTGTTCTCTTCCATTGATTCAGAACAATTTGAAACCTGTTTTATAGATTGGGTCTCTAATTTGATTGATATAACGGCTGGCGAGGTTATTCCCATTGATGGTAAAACCTTGAGAGGTGCTAAATCTAATGGTAAGAAATCCCCTTTTCACATGGTAAGTGCTTGGGCAAGCAAAAACAATATGGTTTTAGGACAGGTCAAGGTTTCTGAAAAATCCAATGAAATTACGGCCATACCAAAACTACTGGAACTAATTACTGTAAAAGGATGTGTAGTTACCATTGATGCCATGGGCTGTCAAAAGGCTATTGCAGAAACTATTATTAAACAAGAAGCAGATTACATCTTAGCTGTAAAAGAAAACCAAAAGCAATTGCATCAAGATATTCTAGACGAATTTCGCTTTGGCAAGACTATAGATAGCCATACCGATGAAGATCTGGGACACGGCAGGATAGAAACACGAAAATGTAGTGTTATCAATGACTTTAAATTTATTGAAGACCAAGATAAATGGACAGGGCTGGAAAGTATAGTAAAAGTAGAAAGTATTAGAGAATTTAAAAACTCCGACAAGCCAACAGAAACAGCTACAAGATATTATATATCAAGTGTGAAAACAGATGCAAAAGCACTACAGAAAATGATACGCTTACATTGGGGAATTGAAAACAAACTACATTGGGTACTCGATGTGGCTTTCTCTGAAGACGCCTCAAGAAAAAGAGCTGGTAATGCTGCCCAAAATTTCTCTATACTAAGCAAAATTGCACTAAACTTGCTAAGAAAAGATAAACAAACCAAGCAAGGACTAAAAGGAAAAAGGCTAAAAGCGGCTTACGATAACAACTATCTTATTAAGATCTTAGGAATAAAAGTGTGA
- a CDS encoding ATP cone domain-containing protein yields the protein METDSIYIIKFSGEKVKFSLEKLKTSLKRIGADNQTVNLIIDKVSDELYQGISTKEIYNRAFALLKKKKSYLASRYKLKKAIYEFGPTGFPFERFIGAILKYSGYKTEIDKILQGRCVTHEIDVMAYKNNETTIVECKFHNEQGLKCNVKIPLYVNARYNDVKANWHINQKKKSILTEGWVVTNTRFTEDALQYGKCVNLYLLSWDYPKNDSLKDRIDRLRLYPITASTLLTKREKQFLLSRDIVLCRELIGDVFYLDHLGISQVRKDKILNEIKLLCNH from the coding sequence ATGGAAACTGATTCTATTTATATCATTAAGTTTTCAGGCGAAAAAGTAAAATTTTCATTGGAGAAATTAAAGACTTCACTTAAACGCATAGGTGCTGATAATCAAACTGTAAATCTAATTATTGATAAAGTAAGCGATGAGTTATATCAAGGGATTTCAACCAAGGAAATATATAACAGAGCATTTGCTTTGCTCAAAAAGAAAAAAAGCTATTTAGCATCAAGATACAAGCTTAAAAAAGCCATTTATGAATTTGGACCAACAGGTTTTCCGTTTGAGCGTTTTATTGGAGCCATATTAAAATATTCAGGATATAAAACTGAAATCGATAAAATTTTACAGGGACGATGTGTTACCCATGAAATAGATGTTATGGCTTATAAAAACAATGAAACTACCATTGTGGAATGTAAATTTCATAATGAACAAGGACTTAAGTGCAACGTAAAAATCCCGCTCTATGTCAATGCGCGCTACAATGATGTAAAAGCAAATTGGCATATTAATCAAAAAAAGAAATCCATACTCACAGAGGGATGGGTGGTAACCAATACCCGTTTTACAGAAGATGCATTACAATATGGTAAATGTGTTAATCTCTATTTATTAAGTTGGGATTATCCTAAAAATGACAGTTTAAAAGATCGAATCGACAGGTTACGACTATATCCAATAACAGCCTCTACCTTACTTACAAAAAGGGAAAAGCAGTTTTTATTAAGCAGAGATATAGTGCTGTGTAGAGAGTTAATAGGCGATGTATTTTATTTAGATCATTTGGGGATTTCACAAGTGAGAAAGGATAAAATATTGAATGAAATAAAATTACTGTGCAATCATTAG
- a CDS encoding universal stress protein: MKKILLPTDFSENSWNAIKYALQLFKNDTCKFYLLNTYTPAIYHVEYVLVSPAQFGLGDVIRENSLKHLDTFEKKIEKEFNNPKHTIESISAFNTLILEIKEVVIEKGIDYVVMGTKGATGAIEVLFGSNTVHVFKNIKCPILAIPENFEFEAPHEVLFPTDYEVHYQDHHIKPILDILSFYNSRVNILNVSYGYDLSEQQEKNKQNLEDYFKEVAHLYHSVSGQTVPQAITNFQLKSRINMLVMINNKHSFFENLFFKSTINQIGFHLTIPFLVIPIQTNKT; encoded by the coding sequence ATGAAAAAGATTCTTCTTCCCACCGATTTTTCTGAAAACTCTTGGAATGCTATCAAGTACGCGTTACAACTCTTTAAGAATGATACTTGTAAATTCTATTTGTTAAATACCTATACACCGGCTATTTATCATGTAGAATATGTTTTAGTGAGTCCTGCTCAATTTGGTTTAGGCGACGTGATTAGAGAAAACTCTTTAAAACATTTGGATACCTTTGAAAAAAAAATAGAAAAGGAATTTAATAATCCAAAACATACCATAGAAAGCATATCCGCTTTCAATACACTTATACTTGAAATTAAAGAGGTTGTAATAGAGAAGGGTATAGATTACGTTGTTATGGGAACTAAAGGCGCTACAGGTGCCATAGAAGTGTTATTTGGGTCAAACACCGTACACGTATTTAAAAATATAAAATGTCCCATATTGGCCATACCAGAAAACTTTGAATTTGAAGCTCCTCATGAAGTCTTGTTTCCAACAGATTATGAGGTTCATTATCAAGATCATCACATAAAACCGATATTGGATATTTTATCGTTTTATAACTCCAGAGTTAATATTCTAAATGTGTCCTATGGCTATGATTTATCTGAACAACAAGAAAAGAATAAACAAAATCTAGAAGATTATTTTAAAGAAGTAGCACATTTATATCATAGTGTAAGTGGTCAAACTGTTCCTCAGGCCATCACTAATTTTCAATTAAAATCGCGAATAAATATGTTGGTCATGATTAATAACAAGCATTCATTTTTTGAGAACTTGTTTTTTAAATCTACAATCAATCAGATTGGATTTCATTTAACTATTCCTTTTCTGGTCATTCCAATACAAACAAATAAAACTTAA
- a CDS encoding nicotinate-nucleotide adenylyltransferase, whose product MKKLMLGLFLMGLTTQIFAQDPTQLPEVVIVHNYKYLNSVNSEDVAIPVEKLQLKVSDFNVKNLDIYSDEYDLYDVYFIIPEGKILASYNNEGDLLSTAERYKDINLPSPVLKSIVNRFPNWSISKNVYLVNYHDTGNIRKLYKITLENGKQRIRVKVDDQGNFQ is encoded by the coding sequence ATGAAAAAATTAATGCTCGGTTTATTTCTTATGGGATTAACCACCCAAATCTTTGCTCAAGACCCCACACAATTACCAGAAGTTGTTATTGTACATAATTATAAATACTTAAACAGTGTAAACTCGGAAGATGTAGCTATACCAGTTGAAAAATTACAATTAAAAGTGAGTGATTTTAATGTAAAAAACTTAGATATCTATTCAGACGAATATGATTTATATGATGTTTATTTTATTATTCCAGAAGGGAAAATACTTGCATCTTATAATAATGAAGGTGATTTATTGAGCACAGCCGAAAGATATAAAGATATCAATTTGCCTTCACCTGTTTTGAAATCAATTGTGAATAGATTTCCAAATTGGTCTATTTCCAAAAATGTATATTTGGTTAATTATCATGACACTGGCAACATAAGAAAATTATATAAAATTACCTTGGAGAATGGTAAGCAACGTATTAGAGTTAAAGTGGATGATCAAGGCAATTTTCAATAA
- a CDS encoding universal stress protein codes for MKRKILLPTDFSKNAWHAINYALKLYKDDYCDFYILNVFSATSDVIKSLISMEPGSELYETTKAASESELAQVLDMLAYRDHKNPKHHFKPISTFNDVIEAIKNIVEEKDIEMIIMGTKGKTNSRGVAYGSTAINVMEKVRNCPVIVVPESAKHDLPKEIVFPTSFKTHLKKRELNYLIDIAKKCKSSIKILHVSEEDNLDKKQLSNKKLLEEYFEDINHSYHTLSHIDVATAINCFVESRASDMVTFINKKHVFFGSILTHPLVKNIGRDSKVPILVMHDLRN; via the coding sequence ATGAAGCGTAAAATCCTATTACCAACAGATTTTTCAAAGAATGCATGGCATGCCATAAATTATGCTTTAAAATTGTATAAAGATGATTATTGCGATTTTTATATTCTAAATGTATTTTCGGCAACCAGTGATGTTATAAAAAGTTTGATAAGCATGGAACCGGGTAGTGAATTATATGAAACCACAAAAGCAGCATCTGAAAGCGAATTAGCCCAAGTTTTGGACATGCTTGCCTATAGGGATCATAAAAACCCGAAGCATCATTTTAAGCCTATTTCAACATTTAATGATGTCATTGAGGCTATTAAAAATATAGTTGAAGAGAAAGATATTGAAATGATAATTATGGGCACAAAAGGTAAAACAAATTCCAGAGGTGTTGCTTATGGTAGCACTGCCATTAACGTTATGGAAAAAGTGCGTAACTGTCCAGTCATTGTAGTTCCTGAATCAGCAAAACACGACTTGCCAAAAGAAATTGTTTTCCCCACAAGTTTCAAAACCCATTTAAAAAAGCGAGAATTAAACTACTTAATAGACATTGCAAAGAAATGTAAATCAAGTATTAAAATTCTTCATGTTTCTGAGGAAGATAATTTAGACAAAAAACAACTCAGCAATAAAAAACTTCTAGAGGAATATTTTGAAGATATTAATCATTCGTACCATACACTTAGTCACATTGATGTAGCAACTGCAATTAACTGTTTTGTTGAAAGTAGAGCGAGTGATATGGTTACTTTTATAAATAAAAAACACGTTTTTTTCGGAAGTATATTAACGCATCCTTTGGTGAAGAATATAGGACGAGATTCCAAAGTGCCCATATTGGTGATGCATGATTTGAGAAACTAA
- a CDS encoding universal stress protein, with the protein MLNILLPTDFSDNSWNAIVYALKLYKDEVCTFYLLNSTSLKASTMSSLSNKLLRTMREEAMKELLELKELADVADTNSNHSFEVILSSKHLQSAIKVAVKEKLIDLVIMATKGATGAKELLFGSNTVSAIQSLRHCPMLIVPQNYDYLEPTQLAFATDYKHAYSNKDLVPLKHLADLYNSKIRIVHINVEKELNSVQEYNFTMLKNYLNNHDYSFHWMPDYSKKVIEINDFIEELQINILAMVKYKHSLVENIFKESVVKKIGFNPRIPFLVQGKLTLLFLRS; encoded by the coding sequence ATGCTCAACATTTTACTTCCAACAGATTTTTCGGATAATTCATGGAATGCTATTGTTTATGCACTAAAACTTTACAAGGATGAGGTGTGCACTTTCTATTTATTAAACTCCACATCTCTTAAAGCTTCAACCATGTCTAGTCTTTCAAACAAGTTATTAAGAACTATGCGGGAAGAGGCTATGAAGGAATTGTTGGAATTAAAGGAATTAGCCGACGTTGCAGATACTAACTCAAATCACAGCTTTGAGGTAATCTTAAGTTCAAAACATTTACAAAGCGCCATTAAGGTAGCCGTTAAAGAAAAATTAATTGATTTAGTTATTATGGCAACCAAAGGCGCGACGGGTGCAAAAGAATTACTTTTTGGGAGTAATACCGTAAGCGCTATACAAAGCCTGAGGCATTGTCCAATGTTAATTGTGCCACAAAATTATGATTATTTAGAACCCACTCAACTAGCGTTTGCAACAGATTATAAACATGCATATAGTAATAAAGACTTAGTGCCTTTGAAGCATTTAGCTGATTTATATAATTCTAAAATTAGGATTGTTCATATTAACGTTGAAAAAGAATTAAATAGCGTACAGGAGTATAATTTCACTATGCTTAAAAATTATTTAAATAATCATGACTATAGTTTTCATTGGATGCCAGATTACTCCAAAAAAGTCATAGAAATTAATGATTTCATCGAAGAGCTACAAATAAATATACTTGCTATGGTGAAATATAAACATAGTTTAGTCGAAAACATTTTTAAGGAATCAGTAGTAAAAAAAATTGGTTTTAATCCTAGAATACCATTTTTGGTCCAGGGCAAACTCACACTTTTATTCCTAAGATCTTAA
- a CDS encoding porin family protein, with amino-acid sequence MKNYKKAFLIILVLLFSNILFAQNKWSAEFRPGISEDFKYSSIKTGFGFEVTVAYRFMEHLSAYAGWGYNNFGIEDSDFDLDGTGYAFGLQFIRPIGSPESLSYLFKVGDSNLGF; translated from the coding sequence ATGAAAAATTATAAAAAAGCATTTCTGATAATATTAGTATTACTGTTCTCAAACATATTGTTTGCACAAAATAAATGGTCAGCAGAATTTAGACCAGGTATTTCTGAAGATTTTAAATATTCAAGCATTAAAACAGGCTTTGGTTTTGAAGTTACTGTTGCATATCGCTTTATGGAACACCTTTCTGCTTATGCTGGTTGGGGCTATAATAATTTTGGAATTGAGGATTCAGATTTCGACTTAGATGGAACAGGATATGCTTTCGGGTTACAGTTTATTCGTCCAATAGGAAGTCCTGAATCACTATCTTATCTATTCAAAGTTGGCGATAGCAACTTGGGATTTTGA
- a CDS encoding MBL fold metallo-hydrolase RNA specificity domain-containing protein, which produces MKNFARIHFLGASGVVTGSKFFIETSEKKILIDCGMFQGLKGLRELNWSDLPIPVNNIDVVLLTHGHLDHVGYLPRLIKQGFTGKIIGTAPTLAIAEIILKDSAKIHEEEAKKANKEKYTKHSPALPFYTLLEVEKTLALFQVEIVDKWITLSESISYRFQYNGHIIGATFIELDINGKRFVFSGDIGRSNDYLLNDPKKPEWADVLFIESTYGHKWHPNENIEELLSNLIKETLHKKGNLIIPSFAVERLQTLMYLLWRLYAKNKIPNIPIFIDSPMGNNVLEVFKRFPKWHKLSASDYNAMCNHINIVQSYKETWDTIDDKRSKIIIAGSGMVTGGRVLTYLQQLIEESSTTVLLVGYQAEGTRGRQLQDGAHQIRLFGKYYSVKATIKHVESLSAHADQHDLLNWMGHIKNIPETVYLIHGESTALDAFRLKIKDSFNWNVKIPKLSDVEKVML; this is translated from the coding sequence ATGAAAAACTTTGCAAGAATACACTTTTTAGGAGCCTCAGGTGTTGTTACCGGATCTAAATTTTTTATAGAAACCTCAGAAAAAAAAATATTAATAGACTGTGGTATGTTTCAAGGACTAAAGGGATTAAGGGAACTTAATTGGAGCGATTTGCCAATTCCTGTTAACAATATTGATGTTGTCTTATTGACGCATGGGCATTTAGATCATGTTGGTTATTTGCCCAGGTTGATAAAACAAGGATTTACAGGTAAAATTATAGGAACAGCACCAACTTTGGCCATTGCAGAGATTATTTTAAAAGATAGCGCTAAAATCCACGAAGAAGAGGCTAAAAAAGCAAATAAAGAAAAATATACCAAGCATAGCCCAGCACTACCATTTTATACGCTATTGGAAGTAGAGAAAACCCTGGCATTATTTCAAGTAGAAATAGTTGATAAATGGATAACACTATCTGAAAGTATATCGTATCGCTTTCAATATAACGGTCATATCATTGGCGCTACATTTATTGAATTAGATATTAACGGAAAACGGTTTGTGTTTTCGGGAGATATAGGGCGCTCCAATGACTATTTATTAAATGACCCTAAAAAACCCGAATGGGCAGATGTTTTGTTTATTGAAAGCACGTATGGTCATAAATGGCATCCCAATGAAAATATTGAAGAACTTTTATCCAATCTCATCAAAGAAACGCTTCATAAAAAGGGAAATCTAATCATCCCTAGTTTTGCTGTAGAACGTTTGCAAACACTCATGTATTTACTTTGGAGACTTTATGCCAAAAATAAAATACCAAACATTCCCATTTTTATAGATAGTCCTATGGGAAATAATGTTTTAGAGGTTTTTAAACGTTTCCCTAAGTGGCATAAATTATCTGCATCAGACTATAATGCTATGTGCAATCATATAAATATCGTACAATCATATAAAGAAACATGGGACACCATTGATGACAAACGATCAAAAATAATTATAGCAGGTAGTGGTATGGTAACTGGTGGGCGTGTACTAACCTATTTGCAACAACTTATAGAAGAATCCTCCACCACGGTACTATTGGTAGGTTATCAAGCTGAAGGCACACGCGGCAGACAATTACAGGATGGTGCTCATCAAATTCGTCTATTTGGTAAATATTATTCTGTAAAAGCTACAATAAAACATGTAGAGAGCTTATCGGCACATGCAGATCAGCATGATTTACTAAATTGGATGGGCCATATTAAAAATATTCCTGAAACCGTTTATTTAATTCACGGAGAATCTACGGCATTAGACGCCTTTCGCTTAAAAATAAAGGACAGCTTTAACTGGAATGTCAAAATTCCAAAACTATCAGACGTTGAAAAAGTGATGCTTTAA